A single genomic interval of Aegicerativicinus sediminis harbors:
- a CDS encoding DUF2254 domain-containing protein: MKELIQKGLGLLSRIKNKIAFYPTILSLAGLAFSFIMYYIESRGVSSYLKEELPMLVINNSDTARVILSVFIGGLISIMVFSFSMVMILLNQASSNFSPRVLPGLISNKKHQIILGIYNASLLYCIFTLVAIEGEGDQVNMPGFSVLLSIVFMVICLGAFIYFLHSISQGIQVDNIISRIKETGIKRMRKFVKRNQESTTKLPQKKASYVFKSKRSGYLQSIQINSLKEKLAENDLILQTLIPIGSYVFEGTPMFKISEQLNKEDEEDISELFVYANNELVNENYVLAFKQITEIAVKAMSPGINDPGTAINAINALTDLFLERIQINNHSEYLHNDKVVLKTKDFTFKEILHATMASLRTYCTKDVLVSQKLMQMLLQLYDHKAFGKPSFKKQVRREMKLLYKDLKGNLKNESDLKAFKNLKFKC, encoded by the coding sequence TTGAAAGAGCTAATTCAAAAAGGGCTAGGCTTATTGTCACGTATCAAAAATAAGATAGCTTTTTATCCTACTATATTGAGTTTAGCAGGCTTGGCTTTTTCGTTTATCATGTATTATATTGAAAGTCGTGGGGTATCTTCCTATTTAAAAGAAGAATTACCCATGCTTGTAATTAACAATTCAGATACGGCTAGGGTTATTTTGTCTGTTTTTATTGGTGGTCTCATTTCAATAATGGTATTTAGCTTTTCAATGGTGATGATCCTGCTTAATCAGGCTAGTAGTAATTTCTCTCCGCGAGTTCTTCCAGGTTTAATTTCCAACAAAAAACACCAAATTATTTTGGGTATTTATAATGCCAGTCTTCTTTATTGCATTTTTACCTTGGTTGCAATAGAAGGGGAGGGGGATCAAGTAAACATGCCGGGATTTTCTGTATTGCTCTCCATTGTTTTTATGGTAATCTGCCTTGGAGCATTTATATACTTTTTGCATTCGATTTCCCAAGGAATTCAAGTGGATAATATTATAAGTAGGATAAAAGAAACAGGGATTAAACGAATGAGAAAATTTGTTAAACGCAATCAAGAGTCGACGACGAAACTTCCCCAGAAGAAAGCTTCTTATGTTTTTAAATCCAAGCGTTCTGGCTATTTGCAGAGTATCCAAATTAACTCCTTAAAAGAGAAATTGGCAGAAAATGATTTAATTCTGCAAACACTTATTCCTATTGGTTCATATGTTTTTGAAGGAACTCCCATGTTTAAAATATCTGAGCAACTGAACAAAGAGGATGAAGAGGATATTAGTGAATTATTTGTATATGCGAATAATGAACTGGTAAATGAAAATTACGTATTGGCGTTTAAACAAATAACCGAAATAGCCGTTAAGGCAATGTCGCCTGGAATTAACGACCCAGGAACTGCCATAAATGCCATAAATGCACTAACTGATTTATTTCTAGAACGAATTCAAATTAATAACCATAGTGAATATTTGCATAACGATAAGGTGGTTTTAAAAACCAAGGATTTTACCTTTAAGGAGATTTTACATGCAACTATGGCTTCTTTAAGAACTTATTGTACCAAAGATGTTTTGGTTTCCCAAAAATTAATGCAAATGCTTCTTCAGCTTTATGATCATAAAGCATTTGGTAAACCGTCTTTTAAAAAACAAGTTAGGAGGGAAATGAAGTTGTTATATAAAGACCTTAAGGGTAACCTCAAGAATGAATCAGATTTGAAAGCCTTTAAAAACCTGAAGTTCAAATGCTAG
- a CDS encoding NAD(P)/FAD-dependent oxidoreductase gives MSQHLVIIGGGFAGINLAKKMCGDKAYHITLIDKNNYNFFTPLIYQVGTGYLDPSSITYPFRNLFRKKENVRFRLGEFEKVDLTNKKVILNNGEVAYDHLIIATGTHTNFFGNKSIEEKAIPMKTLEDALEMRNLLLQRLEYATRLKNKQERIPWLNMVIAGGGASGVEISGIFAELKNQTIRKEFPELVDSGANIYLVNSRGELLTPMSKESQSYTLEKLTQMGVKVILNTRVSGFDGEVVQLSNGSQIESKNLIWATGVIGFKFEGFPNESYGPGHRLKVNDFNMVEGVDHVYALGDACFMLSDPQFTYGHPQLAQVAIQQGKLLAANLKRMAKGDSLKAFRYVDKGSMAIIGVNKAVADLPKIHFNGVFAWFLWIFVHILSLINYRNRWRTFYNWSIEYLTKNQDLRLIIRPKDKID, from the coding sequence TTGTCGCAGCATTTAGTAATTATTGGAGGTGGTTTTGCCGGAATTAATCTGGCTAAAAAAATGTGTGGTGATAAGGCTTATCATATAACTCTTATTGATAAGAATAACTATAACTTTTTTACGCCTCTAATTTATCAAGTTGGAACAGGTTATCTAGATCCCTCCTCAATTACTTATCCCTTTAGAAATCTGTTCCGAAAAAAAGAAAACGTACGTTTTAGGCTTGGCGAATTTGAAAAAGTGGACCTAACAAACAAGAAAGTAATTCTAAATAATGGAGAGGTAGCATATGACCATTTAATTATTGCCACTGGTACGCATACAAATTTCTTTGGAAATAAGTCGATAGAAGAAAAAGCTATTCCTATGAAAACCCTTGAGGATGCCCTCGAGATGCGAAACCTATTGCTGCAGCGGTTGGAATATGCAACAAGGTTAAAAAATAAGCAGGAAAGAATTCCTTGGCTAAATATGGTAATAGCAGGAGGGGGGGCTTCTGGTGTTGAAATTTCAGGGATTTTTGCAGAATTAAAAAATCAAACAATACGCAAAGAATTTCCCGAATTAGTGGATTCTGGCGCTAACATTTATTTGGTAAATAGTCGCGGTGAATTATTGACTCCAATGAGTAAAGAAAGCCAAAGTTACACCCTCGAAAAATTGACTCAAATGGGTGTAAAGGTAATTTTAAACACGAGGGTTTCAGGCTTTGATGGAGAGGTGGTTCAGTTAAGCAATGGTAGCCAAATAGAAAGCAAAAATTTAATTTGGGCAACAGGTGTTATTGGTTTTAAATTTGAAGGATTTCCAAATGAATCTTATGGTCCCGGGCACAGATTGAAGGTGAATGATTTTAATATGGTAGAGGGGGTAGATCATGTTTATGCCCTCGGTGATGCCTGTTTTATGCTAAGCGATCCTCAATTTACGTATGGTCACCCCCAATTAGCTCAGGTAGCTATTCAACAGGGGAAACTTTTGGCTGCTAATTTGAAGAGAATGGCTAAAGGAGATTCCTTGAAAGCATTTCGCTATGTTGACAAAGGTTCAATGGCGATAATCGGTGTTAACAAGGCAGTGGCTGATTTGCCTAAAATCCATTTTAATGGTGTATTTGCGTGGTTTCTTTGGATTTTTGTACATATTTTATCATTAATCAATTATAGAAACCGTTGGAGAACGTTTTACAATTGGTCCATAGAATACCTTACCAAAAATCAAGATCTTCGTTTAATAATTAGGCCAAAGGACAAAATTGATTGA
- a CDS encoding META domain-containing protein has translation MKNICPIIALISFLIIGSCVTSQKVPTEKLYETAWELEYLSEPDTDFAELFPSKNPKIEFKKDSKRAEGNSGCNGYGAEFNLVGANITFGEPGPSTMMYCGEGEKFFRNAMAKVNSFEFGENDKLVLKLDDKVLMRFKRVEP, from the coding sequence ATGAAAAACATATGCCCCATTATTGCACTTATTTCATTTCTAATTATTGGCTCTTGTGTTACCTCCCAAAAAGTCCCCACTGAAAAACTTTACGAAACTGCATGGGAACTGGAATATTTATCAGAGCCTGACACTGATTTTGCAGAATTATTTCCCTCTAAAAACCCAAAAATAGAATTCAAAAAAGACAGCAAGAGGGCAGAAGGCAATAGCGGCTGCAATGGTTATGGGGCTGAATTTAATTTAGTAGGTGCTAATATAACATTTGGCGAACCTGGTCCGTCTACGATGATGTACTGTGGCGAAGGAGAAAAGTTCTTCAGAAATGCAATGGCAAAAGTCAACAGTTTCGAATTCGGAGAAAATGATAAACTCGTACTTAAACTTGATGACAAGGTGTTAATGCGATTTAAAAGAGTGGAGCCTTAA
- a CDS encoding dienelactone hydrolase family protein: MKPLKKEDIQQEVFDLYDDYAHNRLDRRGFIEKLSVYAVGGITVGSLLSFISPDYLNTILVPQDDPRLDSKTITYESPKGGGTISGLLSMPKNASGKLPGIVVVHENRGLNPYIADVGRRAALEGFISLAPDALSPLGGYPGNDDEGRTMQRQRDRFEMLEDFIAAFEYLKNNENCTGKVGVVGFCFGGWISNMMAVKLPDLGAAVPFYGGQPSAEETAQIKAPLLIHYGELDTRVNAGWPDYEKALKENNVDYQMFMYPNANHGFHNNTTPRYDEQAANLAWKRTIEFFEKYLKV, from the coding sequence ATGAAACCGTTAAAAAAAGAGGATATACAACAGGAAGTGTTCGATCTTTACGATGATTATGCCCATAATCGACTTGATAGAAGAGGGTTTATAGAAAAATTGTCTGTCTATGCCGTAGGTGGTATAACTGTAGGATCCTTGTTAAGTTTTATTTCTCCCGATTACTTAAATACCATTTTGGTTCCTCAAGATGACCCTAGATTAGATTCCAAAACCATTACATATGAGTCTCCCAAAGGAGGTGGAACCATCAGTGGGCTGTTGTCGATGCCAAAAAATGCTTCCGGCAAGTTACCGGGAATTGTTGTGGTTCATGAAAATAGGGGCCTTAACCCATATATTGCAGATGTGGGTCGAAGAGCAGCTTTAGAAGGATTTATAAGCTTGGCACCAGATGCCTTAAGTCCCTTAGGAGGTTATCCTGGCAATGATGATGAAGGTCGTACCATGCAACGGCAGCGTGACAGATTTGAGATGCTGGAGGACTTTATTGCAGCCTTTGAGTATTTGAAAAATAATGAGAACTGCACAGGTAAAGTAGGTGTCGTCGGTTTCTGTTTTGGGGGCTGGATATCTAATATGATGGCCGTTAAATTGCCTGATTTAGGAGCAGCTGTACCATTTTATGGTGGGCAACCATCTGCTGAGGAGACGGCACAAATAAAAGCACCTCTACTTATTCATTATGGTGAATTAGATACAAGAGTGAATGCAGGATGGCCCGATTACGAAAAGGCGCTGAAAGAAAATAATGTGGATTATCAGATGTTTATGTATCCTAATGCTAATCATGGTTTTCATAACAATACGACGCCTAGATATGATGAGCAGGCTGCCAATCTAGCTTGGAAACGAACCATTGAATTTTTTGAAAAATATTTAAAGGTATAG
- a CDS encoding M20 family peptidase — MKKILFAILLIALLLFGILVFNTLSLSSKQVEPEQLTEVAIPNSVYENLGKAIQFKTISYSEDAVPDSTAFNGFHDFLTETYPLIHEKLTLEKINVYSLLYTWKGSDDSKKPLIFMSHQDVVPVDAPTLDKWEAGPFDGKVTDEYILGRGTMDDKGSLIAVMEAIELLLEQNYTPERTIYLAFGHDEEVGGSNGAAKIAEHLKQKGVHAAMTLDEGGFIAEGMIPGLDREAAMVNLSEKGFASFRLIVETLGGHSSQPPKENTIGILAKAIVDLENNQLPYRLVEPVTYQFDYLGPEFPFWKRMAFANPWLFKKPILEGLNSHTTTAPTIINGGLKNNIIPTVAEATINFRILPGESIESVKEHIENTVSDKVKVEEVGFLTNPSPVSTIDSDMYRGLEKTIRSMFPTSIVVPGLIGGGTDARYFYDISDEVYRFYPMRINNENMSRFHGIDEKISKENFKEMIEFTYHLIKKLN; from the coding sequence ATGAAAAAAATTCTTTTTGCAATTCTTCTAATTGCCTTATTACTTTTTGGAATTCTTGTTTTTAACACACTATCTCTATCATCAAAGCAAGTTGAACCAGAGCAGCTTACAGAGGTTGCCATACCTAATTCTGTTTACGAAAATTTAGGGAAAGCCATTCAATTTAAAACCATTTCATATAGTGAAGACGCTGTCCCAGATAGCACCGCTTTTAATGGGTTCCATGATTTCTTGACTGAAACCTATCCTTTAATTCATGAAAAATTGACATTGGAGAAAATAAATGTCTATAGCTTATTATATACTTGGAAGGGTTCTGATGATTCCAAAAAACCTCTGATTTTTATGTCCCATCAAGATGTGGTTCCCGTGGATGCTCCGACTTTAGATAAATGGGAAGCCGGACCTTTCGATGGCAAGGTAACTGATGAATATATTCTTGGTAGAGGAACCATGGATGATAAAGGTTCTTTAATTGCAGTTATGGAAGCCATCGAGTTACTATTAGAACAAAATTACACCCCCGAAAGAACAATATATCTCGCCTTTGGTCATGACGAAGAAGTTGGGGGAAGTAACGGAGCGGCCAAAATCGCAGAACATTTGAAACAAAAGGGTGTACATGCAGCAATGACCCTAGATGAAGGTGGTTTTATTGCTGAGGGTATGATTCCTGGTCTTGACAGGGAAGCAGCAATGGTTAACCTTTCAGAAAAAGGATTTGCTTCTTTTAGATTGATTGTTGAGACTTTGGGTGGACATAGTTCCCAACCTCCAAAAGAAAACACCATTGGCATTTTGGCTAAGGCAATAGTTGACTTAGAAAACAATCAACTGCCTTATAGACTAGTGGAACCGGTTACCTATCAATTTGATTATTTAGGCCCAGAATTTCCTTTTTGGAAACGTATGGCATTTGCCAATCCTTGGCTATTTAAAAAGCCTATACTTGAAGGTTTAAATTCCCATACTACTACTGCTCCGACAATAATAAATGGAGGATTAAAGAACAATATTATACCTACAGTTGCTGAAGCCACAATTAATTTTCGGATTTTACCTGGGGAAAGTATTGAATCCGTTAAGGAACATATTGAAAATACAGTAAGTGATAAAGTGAAAGTTGAGGAAGTAGGTTTCTTAACCAATCCATCACCAGTATCGACAATTGATTCGGATATGTATAGAGGATTGGAAAAAACAATTCGATCCATGTTTCCTACCTCTATCGTAGTACCAGGGTTGATTGGAGGAGGAACAGATGCACGATATTTTTATGATATTTCGGATGAGGTCTATCGCTTTTATCCAATGCGTATAAATAATGAAAACATGTCACGATTTCATGGCATAGACGAAAAAATATCCAAAGAGAATTTCAAGGAAATGATAGAATTCACCTATCATTTAATTAAAAAGCTGAATTAA
- a CDS encoding DinB family protein, which produces MKQIRLSLVLALLTLTCYSVNNPNTISKNESASDGGSLLGGTKTYTLELAEAMPADSYTLRPTDSVRSFGEQLAHIALSTQFLVDVLINDKPMPTPEEFGAAAKMEKEIGADKAKCIAMLKESMDALDAKFASMTEKDMTATFKVPFDPNSPEFPKSKAFDFILDHITHHRAQALVSLRMKGIPAPAYRLY; this is translated from the coding sequence ATGAAACAAATCCGATTATCATTAGTTCTTGCCCTTTTAACCCTAACCTGTTATTCTGTAAATAATCCTAACACAATATCGAAAAATGAATCTGCTTCCGATGGCGGTTCATTATTAGGAGGCACCAAAACCTACACCTTAGAATTAGCAGAGGCCATGCCAGCGGACAGTTACACCCTTAGGCCAACAGATTCTGTGAGAAGTTTTGGGGAACAATTAGCTCATATTGCTTTATCAACCCAATTCTTAGTAGATGTTTTGATCAATGACAAACCAATGCCTACCCCAGAGGAATTTGGGGCTGCCGCCAAAATGGAAAAAGAAATCGGTGCAGATAAAGCAAAATGCATTGCAATGTTAAAAGAATCTATGGACGCTCTTGATGCCAAATTCGCTTCGATGACTGAAAAGGATATGACTGCTACATTTAAAGTCCCCTTCGACCCAAATTCTCCTGAATTTCCGAAATCCAAAGCCTTTGATTTTATTTTAGACCATATCACTCACCACAGAGCTCAAGCTCTTGTTTCGCTAAGGATGAAGGGTATTCCAGCTCCCGCTTATCGCCTATATTAA